The DNA segment TTTCCTCGATCGCCGCGCGCGCCAGGTCCAGCGCCTCGCGGACGCGCGGCCCGAAGGGCTGGAACGAGCGACGCGGCTCGAGGTCGCGGCCGAAGGTGAGCATGTCGTCCACAAGCTTCTCGAGGCCGCAGACCGCCGACAGGATCCGGTCGAGGCAGGCCGCCTTCTCCGCGTCGTGCCCCAGCTCGCGCCGCAGCAGCGCGGCGTACAGCTGGATGCCCGCCAGGGGATTTCGGATCTCGTGGGCCAGCCCGGCGGCCATCCGGCCGAGCGTTTCCAGCCGGGTCTTGCGCGCCAGACGCCGGTCCTTGTCCGCAAGCTCCCGCTGGAGCTCCTCGATCTTCTCGTAGGAGCGCGCGAGCTTCTCGGTGGCCTGGTGGAAGGTTTCCATCAGGCGGGTCAGCTCGCCGACCGTGCCGCCGCGGGACACGATGCCGTTCACCATGCCGCCCCCCCTCCGTAGGCGGCCCGGGCACGGCCCGCGTCCGCCGCGCCGGCCGTCTCCTGCCGGCCCCTCCCTCCTTCGTCCTCCCGACGCAGCAGGTCCTCCAAAGCCCGCCGCGCCCGCGCGGCTTCCTCCTCCACACGGGCCGCCGCCGCCGGATCGAGCCGCGCCCGAAGTTCCGGCCACCGCGCCCGAACGGGGTGGAGCGTCCGATCGAGCGCGCGGATCTCCTCGAGGACCGCCCGCTGGCGGCGCACGAGATCGAGCAGCGCGTCCGGATCGGCGGACTCGACCAGGCGGCGCTCCTCGGCGACCAGTTCGGCCATGCGGCGGTAGTTTTCGCGCTGCCGCCGGAACCCTTCGACGATGGTCTCGATCACCGCAGCTCCCCCGCCAGCGCGTCGAGCGTGCCGGTCCAGAAGCGTCCATAAAGCCCCGCGGGCGCGGCCGTGAAGAGTTCCCGGGCGGTCTCGAGCGCGCGACGGGCCTCCTCCCGGCGGTCCAGGCGGGCCAGCGCGCGGGCGCGGCCGGCCAGCGCCTGAAAGCGGCCGGCATCGTCCAGATGGTTCCGATAAGCCGCGTCGAAGGCGCGCTCGGCCTCCTCCCAGCGTCCGAGAGCCGCCAGCACCTCGCCCCGCAGGAAGCGCGCCTGCTTCAGGCGCGGCGCGTCGGGCGCGCGAGGGCCGAGCGCTTCCATCCGGTCCAGGGCCCCCAGCGCCGCCGGAGCGTCCCCTTCGCGCAGGGCGACCCGGGCCAGGAGCCAGGCTGCCTCCATCGCCTCCCGAGGGAAGGCGCCCGTTTCGCCGTAGCGCTCGAGGTATTCGGCCAGGAGCCGGCGGTCCAGGGTCAGGCGTGCGGATTCGAAGAGGGCCCCGGCCCATTCGGGGTCCCGCGGCTCGGCGCCCACGGAGGGATCCGTGCGGAGGCGTTCGAATTCCCGGAGAGCTTCCGCCGTGCGTCCCGCGCCCGCGAGGATCCGTCCGCGCTCGAGAAGCGCCCGCCGGCCCAGCGCATGGCGCGGAGGCGACGCGGCCAGAAGCTCGGCCAGCGCCGCGAGCGCCTCTTCGAGGCGGCCCGCCCGGCGGAGCGCCTCGGCGCGCCCGAGGAGCGCCTCCCGGTTCCGGGAAGGTCCCTGCGCATAGAGCGCGCGGTAGAGCTCGGCCGCCCGCGTCCAGAGTCCTCCTTCGAGGCACGCTTCGGCGGCCTGATCGAGGGCGCCGGCGGCCTCGTAGGCGTCCGCCGCTTCGGCCGCGCGGCCGGCGCGCCGGAGAGCGCGGGCCAGATCGAGCGCGTATTCGGCCGCCTCCGGGAAGAGGCGCCGCGCGTGGCGCGCGAGATCGGCGGCGACGCCGGGGTCGGTCGCCGCTTCGAGGAGCGGACGATAGAGCGCGTCGAACGGCAGGCCGAGATCCTCGAGAGGCGAGGCATCGTCGAGCGCCGCCAGCGCGCTCCGCGCCAGCGCCGGATCGCCGCGGAGGCGGGCCAGGACGAATCGGGACAAGGGACCGACCTCGGCCGCTTCGGCCAGCGCCGCGGCCCGGTCGAGCTCGCGTCCCTGGATCGCCAGGAGCGCCGCCCGCAGAAGCCGCGCGTCGGCCGAATCGAGAAACTCGTCGGCGCGGTCGAGGGCCTCGAGCGCGTCGGCCGCGCGGCCGAGGGCCGCGAAGGCGCGGGCGCGTTCGAGGTGCAAAGGGCCCCGCCGCTCGCCCGCGGCCTCGGGGTCTTCGAGAGCGCGGGCGAGGATCGCCGCCGCGCGGTCCGGCCGGCCGGCGACGCGATAGGCGCGGGCCTGGGCCAGGAGCGCGGGGAGACGGCCCTCGGGGGATCGGGCGAGGCGC comes from the Planctomycetota bacterium genome and includes:
- a CDS encoding ATP-binding protein, with protein sequence MVNGIVSRGGTVGELTRLMETFHQATEKLARSYEKIEELQRELADKDRRLARKTRLETLGRMAAGLAHEIRNPLAGIQLYAALLRRELGHDAEKAACLDRILSAVCGLEKLVDDMLTFGRDLEPRRSFQPFGPRVREALDLARAAIEEKKIDVICDLDATPVDLDGEMMRRVFLNLVLNAVEAMPPGGRLSIRSSGRTISFADTGPGIPPEILEKLFTPFVTGKAKGTGLGLAIAHKIVEAHGGLIEARNDPAGGAVFTIRL
- a CDS encoding tetratricopeptide repeat protein, which produces RLSRLADRPGGEDLRAPLVRALARLARRRPDRAEALLDEIAARLARSPEGRLPALLAQARAYRVAGRPDRAAAILARALEDPEAAGERRGPLHLERARAFAALGRAADALEALDRADEFLDSADARLLRAALLAIQGRELDRAAALAEAAEVGPLSRFVLARLRGDPALARSALAALDDASPLEDLGLPFDALYRPLLEAATDPGVAADLARHARRLFPEAAEYALDLARALRRAGRAAEAADAYEAAGALDQAAEACLEGGLWTRAAELYRALYAQGPSRNREALLGRAEALRRAGRLEEALAALAELLAASPPRHALGRRALLERGRILAGAGRTAEALREFERLRTDPSVGAEPRDPEWAGALFESARLTLDRRLLAEYLERYGETGAFPREAMEAAWLLARVALREGDAPAALGALDRMEALGPRAPDAPRLKQARFLRGEVLAALGRWEEAERAFDAAYRNHLDDAGRFQALAGRARALARLDRREEARRALETARELFTAAPAGLYGRFWTGTLDALAGELR
- the flgN gene encoding flagellar export chaperone FlgN, with protein sequence MIETIVEGFRRQRENYRRMAELVAEERRLVESADPDALLDLVRRQRAVLEEIRALDRTLHPVRARWPELRARLDPAAAARVEEEAARARRALEDLLRREDEGGRGRQETAGAADAGRARAAYGGGAAW